A stretch of Plasmodium chabaudi chabaudi strain AS genome assembly, chromosome: 14 DNA encodes these proteins:
- a CDS encoding U3 small nucleolar RNA-associated protein 11, putative, giving the protein MSSLKNIIPKRNYRERGQAKNRLHLGELEKKVDYSKRREIYKKKQKIENVLKEKIMNKNPDEFNTGMVHSRVNEKENVLVKEEIAIPENVKLKNIRNKLKTEENYNYTFLKRINKKINNYQMNIPLRYVFNNTHEFYNDNDEKYDLKTENNKLKRKGQEFEKKFKSLLNAKKNVLEKIRKIENSFVNTYKDIDGYKIYSKKGGVPYRFVAPRLR; this is encoded by the coding sequence ATGTCGAGCCTAAAGAATATTATCCCTAAAAGGAACTACCGTGAAAGAGGACAAGCAAAGAATAGACTACACTTAGGGGAGTTGGAAAAGAAAGTAGATTATTCAAAAAGAAGGGagatttataaaaaaaaacaaaaaatagaaaatgtgttaaaggaaaaaataatgaataaaaatccCGATGAATTTAATACGGGAATGGTTCATTCAAGagttaatgaaaaagaaaatgtttTAGTTAAGGAAGAGATAGCTATACctgaaaatgtaaaattaaaaaacatacgaaataaattaaaaacagaagaaaattataattatacttttttaaaacgaatcaataaaaaaataaataattatcaaaTGAATATTCCATTAAGATatgtatttaataatactcatgaattttataatgataatgatgaaaaatatgatttaaaaacggaaaataataaattaaaaagaaaaggacaagaatttgaaaaaaaatttaaatccttattaaatgcaaaaaaaaatgtactTGAAAAAATCAGAAAAATTGAAAACTCATTTGTAAATACATACAAAGATATTGATggttataaaatttattctaAGAAAGGTGGAGTTCCCTATCGATTTGTTGCACCACGGTTGCGTTAG
- a CDS encoding tRNA-splicing endonuclease, putative, giving the protein MLILHSHIFKVFIICIIIMKVIYEFKNENYELLFSEQNIDKNIIEVIDQNCDKCKYNELDLNKEINVDLLNFQQYNLLNRREKKKENTEESEVNDGITKNISDENSHKEFLLKCKQYFEENGYIVKNGDLYGAEYVLYLTDKKYTHSIYIVYFIKENDILRDLIKILRISHSIKKNVILILERKTENFDLHNNIVYVKLYSYK; this is encoded by the coding sequence ATGCTCATATTGCATagtcatatatttaaggtatttattatttgtataataataatgaaggTTATATacgaatttaaaaatgaaaattatgaactCCTTTTTAGCGAACAAAATATcgacaaaaatattattgagGTGATTGATCAAAATTGTGATAAATGTAAGTATAACGAGCTGGACCTTAACAAAGAAATAAACGTAGATTTGTTGAACTTCCAACAGTATAACCTTTTGAATagaagagaaaaaaaaaaggaaaataccGAAGAAAGCGAGGTAAATGATGGCATTACAAAAAACATTTCCGACGAAAATAGCCATAAAGAATTTCTTTTGAAATGTAAACAGTATTTTGAAGAAAATGGGTATATAGTTAAGAATGGAGATTTATATGGAGCtgaatatgtattatatttaacagataaaaaatatacacattcaatatatattgtttatttcataaaagaaaatgatattttaaGGGATTtgattaaaatattaagaaTTTCCcatagtataaaaaaaaacgttaTCCTAATTTTGGAAAGAAAGACTGAAAATTTTGACCTACATAACAATATTGTTTATGTAAAACtgtattcatataaatag
- a CDS encoding methyltransferase, putative, with translation MRPFFDSDIVVNFTLSEEAIQREKKIIENNKRAIHEFQKEKLLQEGKKNWDKFYNHYKTNFFKDRKWIKVEFDHIFKDGELQNDSKNCEKEKRKTILEMGCGVGNTLIPLLLEYNNCDFIGIDFSKNAINLLNEKWEKIVHINEALKNDQMNGQNINHLLSLRDMPNAENVDKGEGNNVSTENDCDMENEDQPEEENNSCTYDLKEYTKLGNLIKTSVVDITSDSEVSTDLDELGLVDVVLLIYVLSSVSPEKMKNVILNSYKYLKSGGYVLLRDYGLYDLTQVRFANKKEKKISDNFYVRGDKTFVYFFTTEELRNLFCHNDMFEEVQNKYITRIVKNRKRNLEMKRIWVQSIFRKK, from the coding sequence ATGAGGCCTTTCTTCGATTCTGACATTGTCGTAAACTTTACTCTCTCTGAAGAAGCAATacaaagagaaaaaaaaattatagaaaataataaaagagcTATACACGAATTTcagaaagaaaaattattacaagaaggaaaaaaaaattgggataaattttataatcattataaaacaaatttttttaaagatagAAAATGGATTAAAGTTGAGTTtgatcatatttttaaagatgGGGAGTTACAAAATGATTCTAAGAATtgtgaaaaagaaaaaagaaaaacaattttagaAATGGGATGTGGAGTAGGAAATACATTAATTCCACTTTTGctagaatataataattgtgATTTTATTGGAATAGACTTTTCTAAAAATGCGATAAACCTCTTGAATGAAAAGTGGGAAAAAattgttcatataaatGAGGCGTTAAAAAATGACCAAATGAATggacaaaatataaatcatttattatcTCTTAGAGACATGCCAAATGCTGAAAATGTTGATAAAGGTGAAGGCAATAATGTTTCGACAGAAAATGATTGCGATATGGAAAATGAAGACCAACCAGAAGaggaaaataattcatgCACATACGATTTAAAAGAGTATACAAAATTGGGTAacttaataaaaacatcAGTAGTAGATATAACATCAGATAGCGAAGTCTCAACGGATTTGGATGAATTGGGACTTGTTGATGTTGTTTtacttatatatgttttatctTCTGTTTCACcagaaaaaatgaaaaatgtaattttaaattcatataaatatttaaaaagtggtggttatgttttattaagAGATTATGGATTATATGATTTAACACAAGTTCGGTTTGCTAataagaaagaaaaaaaaatttctgataatttttatgttcgTGGGGATAAAacatttgtttattttttcacgACAGAAGAACTTCGTAACTTGTTTTGTCATAATGATATGTTTGAAGAAgttcaaaataaatatattactagaattgttaaaaatcgaaaaagaaatttaGAAATGAAAAGAATATGGGTGCAATcaatttttagaaaaaaatag
- a CDS encoding pre-mRNA-splicing factor RBM22, putative, with the protein MDRYGHNVRSDVKKQGYENSDLPILCETCLGENPYVRIIREENGKECQICKNAFTLFRWKPGHNARYKQTIICNKCAKVKNVCQTCLFDLEYNLPVQVRDKFLETSIALPENETNRNFFLEQLEKNISTDTYDKISHGNMDLSKLKRKDPYFKRNMARVCSFWRKNACNRGDECPYLHKEIHLNKSLANQSIKSRYTGENDVLAETILNRYKNNNIDEKNMANKICIQGISDSIRVENVKECFKKFGEIKSFKMIPKDSKIFISYATLTAAKNAAEKYKDGLELNGCNLTVTLQQDNINNNIWPSPPFGQFNPYPSQFNHNNKKFSKNNNFKPHNPPPPNSQPNMMNTVVPPMYFPYNNPKFNSMPPNAIPYASMLPSEAEQRK; encoded by the coding sequence ATGGATAGATATGGACACAATGTAAGATCGgatgtaaaaaaacaagGATATGAAAATTCTGATTTACCAATATTATGTGAAACTTGTTTAGGAGAAAATCCATATGTTAGAATAATAAGAGAAGAGAATGGAAAGGAATGCcaaatttgtaaaaatgcATTTACTTTATTTCGATGGAAGCCTGGTCATAATGCAAGATATAAACaaacaataatatgtaataagtgtgcaaaagtaaaaaatgtatgtcAAACAtgtttatttgatttagAATATAATTTACCTGTACAAGTCAGGGATAAATTCCTTGAAACAAGTATTGCCTTGCcagaaaatgaaacaaatagaaatttttttttagaacagctagaaaaaaatatatctacaGATACGTACGATAAAATTAGTCATGGAAATATggatttatcaaaattaaaaagaaaagatccatattttaaaagaaatatggCAAGAGTGTGTAGCTTTTGGAGAAAAAATGCATGTAACCGTGGAGATGAATGTccatatttacataaagAAATTCATTTGAATAAATCGCTAGCTAACCAAAGTATTAAAAGTAGATATACAGGTGAAAATGATGTATTAGCAGAAACTATATTaaatagatataaaaataataatattgatgaaaaaaatatggctaataaaatatgtatacaaGGTATTAGTGATTCAATAAGAGTTGAAAATGTTAAagaatgttttaaaaagtttggAGAAAttaaatcatttaaaatgATACCAAAAGattcaaaaatttttatttcctatgCTACTTTAACAGCTGCAAAAAATGCAgctgaaaaatataaagatggTTTAGAATTAAATGGATGTAACTTAACAGTAACATTACAACAAgacaatattaataataacatttgGCCTTCTCCACCTTTTGGTCAATTTAATCCATACCCTTCTCAGTTTAATCACAATAATAAGAagttttcaaaaaataataattttaaaccTCATAATCCTCCTCCCCCTAATTCTCAACCCAACATGATGAATACTGTAGTACCCCCTATGTATTTTCCTTATAATAATCCTAAATTTAATTCAATGCCGCCAAACGCAATTCCATATGCGTCTATGCTCCCTTCTGAGGCAGAGCAAAGAAAGTAA